The DNA sequence AAGGAAATGCAGCAGAAGGCGGGTAAGCTCTACGATCCCCAGGTGGTCTCAGCGCTGGAGAAAGCCCTGGGCGAGGCCGTCGCCGGCAAGTAGCACACAGGCCATAGCGCCGTCTGGTTGACTGACGCTCACGTAGAAGACGCTCGCCCCGCGGCAGCTTCAGACAGTCATGCGCCCGGCGATACCACGACCAATTCTGGACGCTCCTTCCTGAAGCCGTTTGTCTCTGCCTATCTATCCCCGCCTCTCCCATAGCCACAGGACTTTTTGCTCACCCCTAACGGTACCAAGGGGCTATTATCAATGGCGCCGCCCTGTAGTAGTCTGGCTTCAAACGCGGGGCACGGCGATTCTGCCGAGGCCTCCGCAAAAATCGAGGAGCCAGAACGAAACAGGAGGTGCGTTCATGTCACATCGTCTGGTCCGGGAACAGAAGGGCTTTACCCTGGTCGAGTTGCTGGTCGTGGTCGCCATTCTGGGCGTCCTCGCCGCCGTCGCCCTGCCGAACGTGACCCAGTTCATCACGAGCGGCACGACGGAGGCGAACAACACGGAGTTGCAGGCTGTCCAGACCGCCATGGACCTCTACATGACCAAGAACAAGCTCGCGGCGGTGCCAGTCCAGGCGGCGGGGACGGCGGACCTCGGAGCCTCAACCCCTCCGCTGTATCCGGACTACATACGCATCCAGACCACAGGGTTTGCGGCCGGCTACAAGTGGATCGCCACAGGACAGGTCTCGCCTGGACCCTAGTCTCCTTCCTTGACGCCTTGGCTCTTCTAAAGAGAGATAGGCTACCCGCCAGCGAAAGGCCCCGGAGAATCCCGGGGCCTTTCGTATTTTCTGGGGCTGGCGTAGTGCTTCTACCGCTTCGTAACGGCATCCCCGTTTGGAGTGTCTGGCGTGAGGCAGACTAGAACCCGTTCCAAAATTTGGCTTCATGGTTCGACAAGCTCACCATGAACGGAAAAACCACCGCTCACCCTGAGCTTGTCGAAGGGTGAGCGGTGGTTTGAAATGACTTCTAGAGGAGGTGAAGTTTCGCAAAGGGAGGATGCATGGCCGCCCTGTGGCCCACCGGAGGAGTGGGAGGTGTCCTCCCACAAGCTCTTGCCCTCCCGCGTCTTTGGATAAGGAATGGGGAGCGAGGGGGCTTGTTCCGTGAACGAGGTTTCAGAAGCACTACATGAGGTGGGCGGCTGAGGGAGACCTGTTATCAGCGTGTCGTCAGACGGAAGGTGAACGATACGTTTCCCTGATCGCCCTGCTGCGACACGGTGTCCACCTGCACCTTTTTGAACTGGCCGGTGTTCTCCAGGGCGCGGAGGTACTGGAGGGCGGTCTCATAGCTGTCGGCCGTCCCGGACAGGGTCACGCTTCGTCCCGTCTCCCCTTTAGCCGTTGCAAGGGTCACCTGAGGGGGCGCCGCGCTGGCCGCAACCTGCATGACCGCGCTGAGGGTGCCCCTGCCTTCCACCAACTGTCCGTATCCCTTCTCCAGGCTCTCCGCCTCCGCGCTGATCTTCTGGATGCGCTCCTCCAGTGACCGCACGTCCGCCAGAGCCTGCCGCCGCGCGGTCACCTCTCTGGACAGTGGCGCTTTGAGGCGGGTGAGACGGGCGACATCCTGGTCCAGGGACGCCTTGTATCCCGCGACAGGCGCAAGGCCGCTCAGAGCCGCGGCCATCGCAAGCCCGACGCCTATCTGCTTGTAAGGTATGGGCCGGGGGCCCAGCTCCCTGGGCAGAAGGTCCACGTTGAACCGGCAGGCGGGAATCCTGGCGGGCATGGACTGCAGCGCCAGCCCCAAGTTCGCCGCGTACTCCGCGACAGGGAAGTCCTCCGGATAGTCGAGCGGGACACGGAGCGGCTCCAGTGGCAAGTCCACACTCTTGCGCAGGAGCTCTTCCAGAGGAGGCTCGGACGCCATGTCCCCCGTGATGACCAGCGACGCCTGCTGGAGGGAGACTCCGTTGCGCTCGCCGCTCTCGTAGAACTGGAGCGTCCGCCCCACCTCCTCCGAGATGCGAGCGGCCTGTTTCTCCGGGGATGCCTCACCCGGCGGCGCGTTCAGGGAGCGGACCAGGACCGGCACGCCTCCCGCGACGACCACGATGTCAAAGCCGTGGGGGGCGATGTCCACGATGAGGCAATCCGTCCGGTTCGCGGCTTTGGCGAGCGCGAAGGGCCTGATGTCCACCAGCCTGGGCCGGAGACCAAGTGCGCCCAGGGCGCGTACGTGGCTCTGCATGATCCCGCGCAGAACGCCCAGGAGGAACAGCGTTCTCTGCCCGTCGCGTGCGGGGAGAGTCCGCCAGAAGAGGTAGACGTCCTCCAGGGCCACGGGCAGCTCCGTGCGGGCCAGGCGCGGGATGGCTTCCTTCAGGACGTCGCCTTTGATATCGGGAAGGGCTATCGTCCGCAGCATGGCCCTGCTCCCCGGAATGGCCAGGAGCATGCGTCTGGTCCTCTCCAGGCCCTCCGGCAAGAGCAGGACGTTGACGGCTTTCTCCAGCGCCTCTTTATTTTCAACGGCCCCGTCGCGGACGACTCCTGCGGGCAGGGGCGCCGTCGCCCACGTGACCACACGGCTGCCGCGGAAGACGACCATCCGCACGGCGCCGGCCTCGACGCTGAGCGTCACGGTGCGCCGGTCAACGAGCCTTTCGAAGGCGCCGAGAACGCCTCCGCGGGGGCGGCTTGTGGCCGCCTCCACCGCAGCCCCGCACGGCGGGGTCTCTCTGGGGGAACTGACGCTAACGGCCACCGGGCGCCTCCTGGGCGCGGCGCAGCCCGTCACGGGCCTCCGGCCCGCCGGGACGCAGGGCCAGCGCCGCCCTGAACTCGGCGATCGCCATGTCCACCTTGCCTGCGCCGGCCAGATCCCGCCCGTGCGCGACGTAGGCCTGATAGAGCATGGCGTCCAGGGATTCCGACGGAACATTAGGATTCCGCAGCTCGTTCAGGACGCCGATGACCAGGTCCCAGCCGCCCTGGTCCCAGTACTGCTTCACCGTCGCCTGTAGCCGGGCGCGCTCCCGCAGCACGGCCTGGGGCAGCGGCGTCGGAGGCGCGCTGTCGTGGCCGGCGATCTCGGCGGCGCCGGGCTGCGCATAGACGGTAAACGCGAGGCCCAGAGAGAAGAAGTCCTTCGACTGCGTGATGGTGGTTGAGCGCAGGATCAGTGTGTCCATTGCTGCCGCGTCCAGGCGGCGCAGGAACTCCATGACCTGTTCTCTGTCCCCCTGGGCCGTCAGAGAGTAGCGGTGCGCCTCATACACGCGGTCGCCCACCTTCTCCTGTTCCGGTGTATTCGCCTTGAGGTCGCGAACGTCCACCCCGGCCGTGCGGGCCTCCGCCATCACCAGGACCACGACCTGGGACGCTAGCAGTCGCGGGGGCACGAGCCGGGTACTCGCCGCGCGGCGCTCCTCGGCCGTCCGCAGACGGGCCTCCACCGCCGGGACGTCCACCGACGTCTGGGCGACGGTGTCGCGCAGGATACTGACGTCTTTCCGTGCCTTCTCGGCTGCTCGTGTCTGCACCGCGGCCCCTACGGCAAGGCCCAGGTAGGCGACCGCGAGAAGCGCGATGAGTCCCTTGACCAGAATGTCAGGCCGGACCCGAAGAAGAGCAGCCCGCCCTCCCACACCGCCAGACGTATTCAGTACGTATTCAGCCTTCACCTTCGTTACTCCTCGCGCCAGGAGCGTATGCGGACGACGCCGCTCTGGATGCCCACCCGCGAGCGGATGGCGACGGTGCCCGCCGAGGCGCGGATGTCATACTGCGGCAGGGTGACGGCGATCGGAGCCGCGTCGCCGCTTGACGCCGGATTGCCGCTGTCGTAAGTGGGCTCCACCCACGCCTGGTTGTAGTACGTTCCGTCCTGTGGAGTGGCCGTCGCCCGGAAGACCTGAGTGCCCGTCTGGCCCGAGGCGATGCTGGGTTTTGGAGAGTTGAACTCCCAGTCCACCGTTTGCTGGCCGTTCTGCATGGAGAGCGTCGGCTCGGCGGTGGTGAAGCCGCTGCTGCTTCCCGGCACGTACGTGAACCCCTGTGGGAGCACGTCCCACATCTGTTCCAGCTTGATAGTGGCGGTGCCCGTATTGATGACCTGGATGGTGTACGTGAACACGGTGGTCTGGCCCGGCGGAGCGTAGGGAGGCTCGACCGTCTTGCCTACTTGGAAGTTGTGGCCTGGCTGGGGGGTCGGCGTCGGCAGAGGGGTGGGTGTAGGGACAAGGGTGACCGAGATGGTGACCGGCATGCCGTCCACCGTCTTCTGGTAAGAGACGGGCGTGGACACGGGCAGGCCGGCGACGAAGGTTGGGTCAT is a window from the Dehalococcoidia bacterium genome containing:
- a CDS encoding type II secretion system protein; this encodes MSHRLVREQKGFTLVELLVVVAILGVLAAVALPNVTQFITSGTTEANNTELQAVQTAMDLYMTKNKLAAVPVQAAGTADLGASTPPLYPDYIRIQTTGFAAGYKWIATGQVSPGP
- the pilM gene encoding pilus assembly protein PilM — encoded protein: MAVSVSSPRETPPCGAAVEAATSRPRGGVLGAFERLVDRRTVTLSVEAGAVRMVVFRGSRVVTWATAPLPAGVVRDGAVENKEALEKAVNVLLLPEGLERTRRMLLAIPGSRAMLRTIALPDIKGDVLKEAIPRLARTELPVALEDVYLFWRTLPARDGQRTLFLLGVLRGIMQSHVRALGALGLRPRLVDIRPFALAKAANRTDCLIVDIAPHGFDIVVVAGGVPVLVRSLNAPPGEASPEKQAARISEEVGRTLQFYESGERNGVSLQQASLVITGDMASEPPLEELLRKSVDLPLEPLRVPLDYPEDFPVAEYAANLGLALQSMPARIPACRFNVDLLPRELGPRPIPYKQIGVGLAMAAALSGLAPVAGYKASLDQDVARLTRLKAPLSREVTARRQALADVRSLEERIQKISAEAESLEKGYGQLVEGRGTLSAVMQVAASAAPPQVTLATAKGETGRSVTLSGTADSYETALQYLRALENTGQFKKVQVDTVSQQGDQGNVSFTFRLTTR